GATAATTTCTTTTTCGTGATGTTCGGCAGTATCTCTATTAAAGTCTATTGGTTGCGGAACGGATGAATTTTCAATGTCAATGATTTCTTCTATAGGAAGTTCGTCCATTCTCTTAGCATATCTTTTTCTCAGCGCTTTATTCAATTCATTAAATAAAATCTGTTCATCTACTTTCATAATCTTGCCACATGTCTGGATGTATTCGCTTCTAGTAATAGAGTTTGGCATTGATACAATACTTCCAATAATTTGATTAATAAGTTCCGATTTTTTTATCGGATCATTTTTTACATCTTCATACAGCAATTGCGTTTTGAAGCGAATGAAATCGGTTTTATTTTCGTCTATGAAATTCCGCACTTCCGTTTCGCTGTGCTTGCGTGAAAAAGAATCGGGGTCATGACCTTCGGGAAATAAAACTACGCGCACATTTAATCCTTCTTCCAAAATCATATCTATCCCGCGGAAACTCGCTTTGATTCCTGCCGCATCGCCATCGTACATAATCGTAATATTATTTGTATAGCGCTTGATTAACCGAATTTGTTCAACGGTAAGAGAAGTTCCGGAAGAAGCAACCACATTTTCAATTCCTGCAACGTGCATGGAGATTACATCCATGTAACCTTCCACCAAAAAACAATTATCATCATTTGCAATCGCTTTGCGCGCCACATTCATTCCGTAAAGTACATTGCTCTTGTGGTAGATTTCACTCTCGGGAGAGTTCACATATTTTGCCTTCGCATCTTTTCTCAACGCGCGTCCGCCAAAACCAATCACGCGTCCGGTAATGTTGTGAATGGGGAACATTACTCTTCCTGCGAAGCGGTCGTAAATCCGTTCAGGATTATCTTCGTGACGAATCGTCAATCCAGCTTTCACAAGGTAATCCAAATTATATCCTTCCTTCAGCGCAGCATCGGTAAAAATATTTTTTCCTTCGTGTGCGTAGCCGAGTTGAAACTTCTGAATGATTTCATCCGACAATCCGCGCTCTTTAAAATAACTCAGTCCAATCGATTTTCCTTCATCGGTATTTAAAAGTGTTTCGGTAAAATATTTCTGCGCGTATCCGTTTACCACATACAAACTTTCGCGCTCGCTTTCTAATTTTTTTTCTTCCTCAATATTTCTATCATAAATTTCTTCTATCTCGATATTATATTTTTTTGCGAGGTAGCGGAGCGCTTCTGGATAATTCATTTTCTCGTGCTCCATCACAAAACTCACCGAGTCGCCACCTTTTCCGCAGCCGAAACATTTATAAATATTAAGTGAAGGTGTTATAGTAAATGAGGGAGTTTTTTCATTATGAAATGGACAACAAGCTACAAAACGAGAACCGCGCTTTTTCAGCGTTAGAAAATCTCCGACAACTTCCTCGATGCGTGCTGACTCAATAATGCGTGCTATGGTTGGTTTTGATATCATGTGTGCGAATCGCGAATTTCTACGAATATCCGAATTTACGAA
Above is a genomic segment from Bacteroidota bacterium containing:
- the dnaG gene encoding DNA primase, which gives rise to MISKPTIARIIESARIEEVVGDFLTLKKRGSRFVACCPFHNEKTPSFTITPSLNIYKCFGCGKGGDSVSFVMEHEKMNYPEALRYLAKKYNIEIEEIYDRNIEEEKKLESERESLYVVNGYAQKYFTETLLNTDEGKSIGLSYFKERGLSDEIIQKFQLGYAHEGKNIFTDAALKEGYNLDYLVKAGLTIRHEDNPERIYDRFAGRVMFPIHNITGRVIGFGGRALRKDAKAKYVNSPESEIYHKSNVLYGMNVARKAIANDDNCFLVEGYMDVISMHVAGIENVVASSGTSLTVEQIRLIKRYTNNITIMYDGDAAGIKASFRGIDMILEEGLNVRVVLFPEGHDPDSFSRKHSETEVRNFIDENKTDFIRFKTQLLYEDVKNDPIKKSELINQIIGSIVSMPNSITRSEYIQTCGKIMKVDEQILFNELNKALRKRYAKRMDELPIEEIIDIENSSVPQPIDFNRDTAEHHEKEIIRLLLNYGDKILQMQTEVKDEEGNVKTEVENISVTRFIVEHLLVDNINFEHELYGKIFSEFSKEETPSQEYFIHHEDSEIARTAIDLTTFPYTISDWMAKHGIQVQKEEDVLKIAVEHAIYSLKVKKLIQMITATQKEIEHAESEEDILALVAKKKMLDQAKNTFSKELGWVVLR